In Enterobacter cloacae, the following are encoded in one genomic region:
- the murI gene encoding glutamate racemase, whose protein sequence is MATKLQDGNTPCLAATPSNPRPTVLVFDSGVGGLSVYDEIRHLLPDLHYIYAFDNVAFPYGEKSEEFIVERVVEIVTAVQKRYPLALAVIACNTASTVSLPALREKFQFPVVGVVPAIKPAARLTANGIVGLLATRGTVKRPYTRELIDRFANECQIAMLGSAELVEMAEAKLHGEAVSLEELRRILRPWLRMPEPPDTVVLGCTHFPLLQEELLKVLPEGTRLVDSGAAIARRTAWLLEHEAPDAKSADANIAFCMAITKETEQLLPVLHRYGFETLEKLAL, encoded by the coding sequence ATGGCTACCAAACTGCAGGACGGGAATACACCTTGTCTGGCAGCTACACCTTCTAATCCGCGTCCCACCGTGCTGGTGTTTGATTCCGGCGTCGGTGGGCTTTCGGTCTATGATGAGATTCGGCATCTTTTGCCGGATCTCCATTACATTTACGCCTTCGATAACGTCGCTTTCCCTTATGGGGAAAAAAGTGAGGAGTTTATTGTTGAGCGTGTGGTTGAAATCGTCACCGCTGTGCAAAAACGCTATCCCCTGGCGCTGGCGGTCATCGCCTGTAACACGGCAAGTACGGTCTCTCTTCCTGCATTGCGTGAAAAATTCCAGTTCCCGGTTGTGGGCGTCGTCCCCGCGATAAAGCCTGCTGCGCGTCTGACGGCGAACGGCATCGTCGGTTTACTGGCAACGCGTGGCACAGTGAAGCGTCCTTATACGCGTGAGCTTATCGACCGTTTTGCTAATGAGTGCCAGATTGCGATGTTGGGTTCGGCGGAACTGGTGGAGATGGCGGAAGCGAAGCTGCACGGCGAGGCGGTATCGCTTGAAGAGCTGCGTCGGATCCTTCGTCCGTGGCTGCGTATGCCGGAGCCACCGGATACGGTAGTGCTGGGCTGCACTCACTTCCCACTATTACAGGAAGAGTTGTTAAAGGTTCTGCCAGAAGGTACGCGCCTGGTGGATTCCGGTGCCGCTATTGCACGTCGCACGGCCTGGCTGCTGGAACATGAAGCGCCAGATGCAAAATCTGCTGATGCGAATATCGCTTTTTGTATGGCGATAACAAAAGAGACTGAACAACTTTTACCCGTTTTACACCGTTATGGGTTTGAAACGCTCGAAAAACTGGCGCTGTAG
- the btuB gene encoding vitamin B12 transporter BtuB, with the protein MIKKVSLCTALSVTAFSGWAQDSSDSLVVTANRFEQPVNTVLAPTSVVTREDIERWQAKSVVEIMSRLPGVDIAQSGGLGATSSTFIRGTESRHVLVLIDGVPLNSAGISNVPDLSQIPTSLIQRIEYIRGPRSALYGSDAIGGVINIITGRDKPGAEISAGVGSKGYQTYDGSFQQVFDKTKVTMAGNYTYTRGFDIAALDAPRQPDRDGFMSKSLYGSVEQQITDSVSGFFRGFGYDNRTAYDGYDHYDASFMVDGRPDTRQLYSQNWDTGLRYNQGIFKSQLVAGYGRSKDQNYDPKKGRYADSATTDDVKQYTTQWLNTVEVGHGNIGAGLDWQKQKTQAGTGYLDKGYEQRNTGVFLSAMQQFNSVTLEAAARNDDNSNFGNHGTWQTSAAWEFIDGYRLIGSYGTAYKAPTMSQIHSASYGNPDLKPEESKQWEGGFEGLTGPVNWRVTGYRNDIDNLISSDPHTYRYYNVDEARIKGVEATAQFDTGPVGHQISYDYVDPRNAKTNEVLARRSKQQVKYQLDWQVWDLDWNLAYRYLGTRYDVAFDPNTYASERVKMGGVSLWDVAVSYPVTSHLTVRGKIANLFDKDYETVYGYQTAGREYTLSGSYTF; encoded by the coding sequence ATGATTAAAAAAGTATCGCTGTGTACGGCATTGTCCGTCACGGCATTTTCGGGCTGGGCGCAGGATAGCTCAGACTCGCTGGTGGTGACTGCAAACCGTTTTGAGCAACCTGTTAATACCGTTCTGGCACCAACGTCTGTTGTGACGCGTGAAGATATTGAACGCTGGCAGGCAAAGAGCGTTGTTGAAATCATGTCGCGCCTGCCGGGTGTAGATATCGCACAAAGCGGTGGACTGGGAGCAACTTCATCTACCTTTATTCGCGGTACTGAATCCCGCCATGTACTGGTGCTGATTGATGGTGTTCCTCTGAACAGCGCCGGGATCAGCAACGTTCCCGATCTGAGTCAAATTCCGACCTCGCTGATCCAGCGCATCGAGTACATTCGTGGCCCGCGTTCGGCCTTATATGGCTCCGACGCGATTGGCGGCGTGATCAACATCATCACCGGTCGCGATAAGCCGGGGGCAGAAATCTCTGCGGGCGTAGGTTCTAAGGGTTACCAAACCTATGATGGCTCCTTCCAGCAGGTGTTTGATAAAACCAAAGTTACGATGGCGGGTAACTACACCTACACCCGTGGTTTTGATATCGCCGCGCTGGATGCGCCACGTCAGCCTGACCGCGATGGCTTTATGAGTAAGTCGCTGTACGGCTCTGTGGAACAGCAGATTACCGACAGTGTGAGTGGTTTCTTCCGTGGCTTTGGTTACGACAACCGCACTGCGTATGACGGTTACGATCACTATGATGCAAGCTTTATGGTTGATGGGCGGCCGGATACTCGTCAGCTCTACAGCCAGAACTGGGACACGGGTCTGCGTTACAACCAGGGCATTTTCAAGTCGCAGCTGGTGGCGGGTTACGGCCGCAGTAAAGATCAGAACTATGATCCGAAAAAAGGACGCTACGCTGATTCCGCAACAACGGATGATGTGAAGCAATACACCACCCAGTGGCTGAATACAGTTGAAGTGGGTCACGGCAACATCGGGGCGGGTCTGGACTGGCAGAAGCAGAAGACACAGGCCGGAACGGGTTACCTGGATAAAGGTTACGAGCAACGTAATACCGGCGTGTTCCTTTCAGCAATGCAGCAGTTCAACAGCGTGACGCTGGAAGCGGCGGCGCGTAATGACGATAACTCCAACTTTGGCAACCACGGAACATGGCAAACCAGCGCTGCGTGGGAGTTCATCGATGGGTATCGCCTCATCGGTTCTTACGGTACGGCTTATAAAGCACCAACCATGAGCCAGATCCACAGTGCGAGTTACGGCAACCCGGATCTTAAGCCAGAAGAGAGTAAGCAGTGGGAAGGTGGCTTTGAAGGTCTGACGGGGCCGGTAAACTGGCGCGTGACAGGCTATCGTAATGACATTGATAACCTGATTAGCAGCGATCCGCATACTTATCGCTATTACAACGTTGATGAAGCTCGTATTAAAGGCGTGGAAGCAACGGCGCAGTTCGATACTGGCCCGGTAGGGCATCAGATTTCCTATGATTATGTCGACCCGCGTAATGCCAAAACGAATGAAGTATTGGCTCGTCGTTCTAAGCAGCAGGTTAAGTATCAGCTGGACTGGCAAGTGTGGGATCTCGACTGGAACCTGGCCTACCGTTATCTGGGTACCCGCTATGATGTCGCGTTTGATCCAAACACTTATGCATCAGAACGCGTGAAAATGGGCGGTGTAAGTCTGTGGGATGTCGCAGTTTCATATCCTGTCACCTCACATCTGACAGTTCGTGGTAAAATAGCTAACCTGTTCGATAAAGATTACGAGACAGTTTATGGCTACCAAACTGCAGGACGGGAATACACCTTGTCTGGCAGCTACACCTTCTAA
- the trmA gene encoding tRNA/tmRNA (uracil-C(5))-methyltransferase — protein MTPEHLPTEQYDAQLAEKVVRLQSMMTPFNAPVPEVFRSPVSHYRMRAEFRIWHDGDDLYHIIFDQQTKSRIRVDSFPAASELINQLMTLMIDGVRSNPVLRHKLFQIDYLTTQSNQAIVSLLYHKALNDEWREQAEALRDVLRAQNINVHLIGRATKTKIMLDQDYIDERLPVAGKEMIYRQVENSFTQPNAAMNVQMLEWALNATEGSTGDLLELYCGNGNFSLALARNFERVLATEIAKPSVAAAQYNIAANHIDNVQIIRMAAEEFTQAMNGVREFNRLQGIDLRSYQCETIFVDPPRSGLDSETEKMVQAYPRILYISCNPETLCKNLETLSQTHKVERLALFDQFPYTHHMECGVLLTAK, from the coding sequence ATGACCCCCGAACACCTCCCGACAGAACAGTACGACGCGCAGCTGGCAGAGAAAGTTGTCCGCCTGCAAAGTATGATGACGCCTTTCAACGCGCCCGTTCCCGAGGTGTTCCGTTCGCCTGTCAGCCATTACCGTATGCGTGCAGAGTTCCGCATCTGGCACGATGGTGACGACCTGTACCACATTATTTTCGATCAGCAGACGAAATCCCGTATCCGCGTGGACAGCTTCCCGGCGGCGAGCGAACTCATTAACCAGCTCATGACGCTGATGATCGACGGCGTGCGCAGCAACCCCGTGCTGCGCCACAAGCTGTTCCAGATTGACTACCTGACCACCCAAAGCAACCAGGCCATTGTCTCTTTGCTCTATCACAAGGCGCTGAACGACGAGTGGCGCGAGCAGGCCGAAGCCCTGCGCGATGTGCTGCGGGCGCAGAACATCAATGTCCATCTGATTGGCCGTGCGACGAAAACCAAAATCATGCTGGATCAGGATTACATCGACGAGCGTCTGCCGGTGGCGGGTAAAGAGATGATTTATCGCCAGGTGGAGAACAGCTTCACCCAGCCGAATGCCGCGATGAACGTGCAAATGCTGGAGTGGGCGCTGAATGCAACGGAAGGCTCAACGGGCGACCTGCTTGAACTGTACTGCGGTAACGGCAACTTCTCGCTGGCGCTGGCACGTAACTTCGAGCGTGTTCTGGCCACCGAAATCGCCAAACCGTCTGTCGCCGCCGCACAGTACAACATCGCCGCTAACCATATCGATAATGTACAAATTATCCGTATGGCGGCTGAAGAGTTTACGCAGGCCATGAACGGTGTGCGTGAGTTTAATCGCCTGCAGGGAATCGATCTCAGGAGCTACCAGTGCGAGACAATTTTTGTCGATCCACCGCGCAGTGGCCTGGACAGTGAAACCGAGAAGATGGTGCAGGCGTACCCGCGTATTTTGTACATTTCCTGCAACCCGGAAACCCTGTGCAAGAATCTGGAAACATTAAGCCAGACGCACAAGGTTGAACGTCTGGCGCTGTTCGATCAGTTCCCGTATACGCACCATATGGAGTGCGGTGTGCTGCTTACTGCGAAGTAA
- a CDS encoding membrane protein — MKQSGQDKGTLLLALIAGLSINGTFAAVFSSIVPFSIFPLIALVLTVYCLHQRYQNRTMPVGLPGLAAACFILGVLLYSTVVRAEYPDIGSNFLPAVLSVALVFWIGSRMRSRKHELPE, encoded by the coding sequence ATGAAACAGTCAGGTCAGGATAAGGGTACGTTGTTGCTGGCATTGATCGCTGGCTTATCAATTAATGGCACGTTTGCGGCTGTTTTCAGCTCGATTGTGCCGTTCTCGATTTTCCCGCTAATCGCGCTGGTTCTGACGGTTTACTGTCTACACCAGCGTTATCAGAACCGCACCATGCCGGTGGGGTTACCGGGGCTGGCCGCCGCCTGCTTTATTCTGGGCGTGCTGCTGTATAGCACCGTGGTGCGCGCAGAGTACCCGGATATCGGCTCTAACTTCCTGCCTGCCGTGCTGTCTGTGGCGCTGGTGTTCTGGATTGGCTCGCGCATGCGTAGCCGTAAGCACGAGCTGCCGGAGTAA
- the fabR gene encoding HTH-type transcriptional repressor FabR, translated as MMGVRAQQKEKTRRSLVEAAFSQLSAERSFASLSLREVAREAGIAPTSFYRHFRDVDELGLTMVDESGLMLRQLMRQARQRIAKGGSVIRTSVSTFMEFIGNNPNAFRLLLRERSGTSAAFRAAVAREIQHFIAELADYLELENHMPRAFTEAQAEAMVTIVFSAGAEALDVSVEQRKQLEERLVLQLRMISKGAYYWYRREQEKLAHQTDE; from the coding sequence GTGATGGGCGTAAGAGCACAACAAAAAGAGAAAACCCGGCGTTCGCTGGTGGAAGCCGCATTCAGTCAACTGAGTGCCGAGCGGAGTTTTGCCAGTTTGAGTCTGCGTGAAGTCGCACGCGAGGCCGGGATTGCGCCAACGTCCTTCTATCGTCATTTCCGTGATGTGGATGAACTGGGCCTGACTATGGTGGATGAAAGCGGCCTGATGCTGCGTCAGCTAATGCGCCAGGCGCGTCAGCGTATCGCGAAAGGCGGCAGCGTGATCCGCACCTCCGTGTCGACCTTTATGGAATTTATCGGCAATAACCCCAATGCGTTCCGCCTGCTGTTGCGGGAGCGTTCCGGGACGTCGGCCGCATTTCGTGCCGCTGTTGCGCGTGAAATTCAGCATTTCATCGCGGAACTTGCCGACTATCTTGAACTCGAAAACCATATGCCGCGTGCATTCACAGAAGCACAGGCCGAAGCGATGGTGACAATTGTCTTCAGTGCGGGTGCCGAAGCGCTGGATGTGAGCGTGGAGCAACGCAAGCAGCTCGAAGAGCGGCTGGTATTGCAACTGCGGATGATTTCCAAAGGCGCATATTACTGGTATCGCCGTGAACAAGAGAAGTTAGCACATCAAACCGATGAGTGA
- the sthA gene encoding soluble pyridine nucleotide transhydrogenase, translated as MPHSYDYDAIVIGSGPGGEGAAMGLVKQGARVAVIERYHNVGGGCTHWGTIPSKALRHAVSRIIEFNQNPLYSDHSRLLRSSFADILNHADTVINQQTRMRQGFYERNHCEILQGNAHFVDEHTLALECHDGSVETITAEKFVIACGSRPYHPADVDFSHPRIYDSDSILSLHHEPRHVIIYGAGVIGCEYASIFRGMEVKVDLINTRDRLLAFLDQEMSDSLSYHFWNSGVVIRHNEEYEKIEGCDDGVIMHLKSGKKLKADCLLYANGRTGNTDSLALENIGLETDSRGQLKVNSMYQTALPHVYAVGDVIGYPSLASAAYDQGRIAAQALVKGEATAHLIEDIPTGIYTIPEISSVGKTEQQLTAMKVPYEVGRAQFKHLARAQIVGMSVGTLKILFHRETKEILGIHCFGERAAEIIHIGQAIMEQKGGGNTIEYFVNTTFNYPTMAEAYRVAALNGLNRLF; from the coding sequence ATGCCACATTCCTACGATTACGACGCAATAGTTATTGGTTCCGGCCCCGGCGGCGAAGGCGCTGCTATGGGACTGGTGAAACAGGGAGCCAGAGTAGCGGTCATTGAGCGCTACCATAACGTTGGCGGCGGTTGCACCCACTGGGGCACCATCCCTTCCAAAGCCCTCCGCCACGCCGTCAGCCGCATTATTGAATTCAACCAGAACCCTCTTTACAGCGACCACTCCCGACTTCTTCGTTCCTCCTTTGCCGACATCCTGAATCACGCGGATACCGTCATTAACCAGCAAACGCGGATGCGTCAGGGGTTTTATGAGCGTAACCACTGCGAAATTTTGCAGGGCAACGCGCACTTTGTAGATGAACATACCCTGGCACTCGAATGCCACGACGGTTCGGTTGAAACCATCACCGCCGAAAAATTTGTGATTGCCTGCGGTTCACGCCCATACCATCCGGCCGACGTGGACTTCTCGCACCCGCGCATCTACGACAGCGACTCCATCCTTAGCCTGCACCACGAACCACGTCATGTGATTATCTATGGCGCGGGCGTAATTGGCTGCGAATATGCGTCGATTTTCCGTGGAATGGAGGTCAAAGTTGATCTCATCAACACCCGTGACCGCCTGCTGGCGTTCCTCGATCAGGAAATGTCAGATTCTCTCTCCTACCACTTCTGGAACAGCGGTGTGGTGATTCGCCACAACGAAGAGTACGAGAAAATCGAAGGCTGCGATGACGGTGTGATCATGCATCTGAAATCCGGTAAGAAGCTGAAGGCGGACTGCCTGCTGTATGCCAATGGCCGTACCGGTAACACGGATTCGCTGGCGCTGGAAAACATCGGACTTGAAACCGACAGCCGTGGTCAGTTGAAGGTCAACAGCATGTACCAGACTGCACTGCCGCATGTTTACGCGGTGGGCGACGTGATTGGTTACCCAAGCCTGGCGTCAGCGGCTTACGACCAGGGGCGCATTGCGGCACAGGCACTGGTGAAAGGTGAAGCCACAGCGCACCTGATCGAAGATATTCCGACGGGTATCTATACCATCCCGGAAATCAGTTCTGTGGGTAAAACCGAACAGCAACTGACGGCAATGAAAGTGCCTTACGAGGTGGGTCGTGCGCAGTTTAAACATCTGGCGCGGGCGCAAATCGTGGGGATGAGCGTGGGTACGCTGAAGATCCTGTTCCATCGCGAGACGAAAGAGATCCTCGGTATTCACTGCTTTGGAGAACGCGCGGCGGAAATCATTCATATCGGCCAGGCGATAATGGAGCAAAAAGGTGGTGGTAACACCATCGAATACTTCGTTAACACCACCTTTAACTACCCGACCATGGCGGAAGCCTACCGGGTTGCGGCACTAAACGGTCTGAACCGCCTGTTTTAA
- a CDS encoding LysR family transcriptional regulator: MNIRDLEYLVALAEHRHFRRAADSCHVSQPTLSGQIRKLEDELGVMLLERTSRKVLFTQAGLLLVDQARTVLREVKVLKEMASQQGETMSGPLHIGLIPTVGPYLLPHIIPMLHQTFPKLEMYLHEAQTHQLLAQLDSGKLDCAILALVKESEAFIEVPLFDEPMMLAIYEDHPWANRDRVPMADLAGEKLLMLEDGHCLRDQAMGFCFEAGADEDTHFRATSLETLRNMVAAGSGITLLPALAVPRERKRDGVVYLPCIKPEPRRTIGLVYRPGSPLRSRYEQLAEAIRSSMDGHFDSALKQAVQTV, translated from the coding sequence ATGAATATTCGTGATCTTGAATACCTGGTAGCGTTAGCCGAGCACCGTCATTTTCGCCGCGCGGCAGATTCCTGCCACGTCAGCCAGCCCACGCTGAGCGGTCAGATCCGCAAGCTGGAAGATGAGCTGGGCGTAATGCTGCTGGAGCGCACCAGTCGTAAGGTACTGTTCACCCAGGCAGGTCTTCTGCTGGTGGATCAGGCGCGCACCGTGCTGCGCGAGGTCAAAGTGCTCAAGGAAATGGCAAGCCAGCAGGGGGAGACGATGTCCGGCCCACTGCATATTGGCCTGATCCCAACCGTTGGCCCGTACCTGTTGCCGCACATCATTCCAATGCTGCACCAGACGTTCCCGAAACTCGAAATGTACCTGCATGAAGCGCAAACCCATCAGCTGCTGGCGCAGTTAGATAGCGGCAAGCTCGACTGCGCGATTCTGGCGCTGGTCAAAGAGAGTGAAGCCTTTATCGAAGTGCCGCTGTTTGATGAGCCGATGATGCTGGCGATCTATGAAGATCACCCGTGGGCTAACCGCGATCGCGTGCCGATGGCCGATCTGGCCGGTGAAAAACTGCTGATGCTGGAAGATGGCCACTGCCTGCGCGATCAGGCGATGGGTTTCTGCTTTGAAGCGGGTGCTGATGAAGATACCCATTTCCGCGCAACCAGCCTGGAAACGCTGCGTAATATGGTGGCAGCCGGAAGTGGCATTACGCTGCTGCCTGCACTGGCGGTACCGCGTGAGCGTAAACGTGATGGTGTGGTGTATCTGCCGTGTATTAAGCCAGAGCCGCGTCGTACTATTGGTCTGGTTTATCGCCCGGGTTCACCGCTGCGCAGCCGCTATGAGCAGCTGGCAGAGGCCATCCGTAGTTCAATGGATGGCCATTTTGACAGCGCGTTAAAACAGGCGGTTCAGACCGTTTAG
- the argH gene encoding argininosuccinate lyase — MALWGGRFTQAADQRFKQFNDSLRFDYRLAEQDIVGSVAWSKALVTVGVLTADEQLQLEEALNNLLEEVRLDPQQILQSDAEDIHSWVEGKLIDKVGQLGKKLHTGRSRNDQVATDLKLWCKETVGELLVANRQLQSALVETAQNNQDAVMPGYTHLQRAQPVTFAHWCLAYVEMLARDESRLQDTLKRLDVSPLGSGALAGTAYEIDREQLAGWLGFASATRNSLDSVSDRDHVLELLSNASIGMVHLSRFAEDLIFFNSGEAGFVELSDRVTSGSSLMPQKKNPDALELIRGKCGRVQGALTGMMMTLKGLPLAYNKDMQEDKEGLFDALDTWLDCLHMGALVLDGIQVKRPRCQEAAQQGYANSTELADYLVAKGVPFREAHHIVGEAVVEAIRQGKALEALALADLQKFSAVIGDDVYPILALQSCLDKRAAKGGVSPKQVAQAIADAKNRLV; from the coding sequence ATGGCACTTTGGGGTGGGCGTTTTACACAGGCAGCGGATCAACGGTTCAAACAGTTCAACGACTCTTTGCGCTTCGACTACCGCCTGGCCGAACAGGATATCGTCGGCTCTGTGGCCTGGTCCAAAGCGCTGGTGACGGTTGGCGTACTGACCGCAGACGAACAGCTGCAACTGGAAGAGGCGCTGAATAATCTGCTGGAAGAGGTGCGTCTGGATCCGCAGCAGATCCTGCAAAGCGATGCCGAAGATATTCACAGCTGGGTGGAAGGCAAGCTTATCGATAAAGTGGGGCAGTTGGGTAAAAAGCTGCACACCGGGCGTAGCCGTAATGACCAGGTCGCGACCGATCTGAAGCTGTGGTGTAAAGAGACCGTTGGCGAACTGCTGGTGGCTAACCGCCAGTTGCAGAGCGCGCTGGTGGAAACTGCGCAGAACAACCAGGACGCGGTGATGCCGGGTTATACCCACCTGCAGCGCGCGCAGCCGGTGACCTTTGCTCACTGGTGTCTGGCCTATGTTGAGATGCTGGCGCGTGATGAAAGCCGCCTGCAGGATACCCTGAAGCGCCTGGACGTAAGCCCGCTGGGCAGTGGTGCATTGGCGGGTACAGCATACGAAATTGACCGTGAGCAGCTGGCGGGCTGGCTGGGCTTTGCTTCAGCTACCCGTAACAGCCTGGACAGCGTGTCTGACCGTGACCACGTGCTGGAGCTGCTTTCCAACGCCTCTATCGGGATGGTTCACCTGTCGCGTTTCGCTGAAGATCTGATCTTCTTCAACTCCGGTGAAGCTGGCTTTGTTGAGCTGTCTGACCGCGTGACTTCCGGCTCTTCTCTGATGCCGCAGAAGAAAAACCCGGATGCGCTGGAGCTGATCCGCGGCAAGTGTGGCCGTGTGCAGGGCGCGCTGACCGGCATGATGATGACCCTGAAAGGGTTACCGCTGGCGTACAACAAAGATATGCAGGAAGACAAAGAGGGGTTGTTCGATGCGCTCGACACCTGGCTGGACTGTCTGCACATGGGCGCGCTGGTGCTGGACGGCATTCAGGTGAAACGTCCACGTTGTCAGGAAGCCGCGCAGCAGGGTTATGCTAACTCTACTGAACTGGCGGATTATCTGGTCGCCAAAGGCGTGCCGTTCCGTGAAGCGCACCATATTGTGGGTGAAGCGGTAGTGGAAGCTATTCGTCAGGGCAAAGCGCTGGAAGCGCTGGCGCTTGCCGACCTGCAGAAATTCAGTGCGGTTATCGGTGACGATGTGTATCCGATTCTGGCGCTGCAATCCTGCCTGGATAAGCGTGCTGCCAAAGGTGGCGTGTCGCCTAAACAAGTCGCGCAGGCGATTGCGGATGCGAAAAACCGGCTAGTTTAA
- the argB gene encoding acetylglutamate kinase: MNPLIIKLGGVLLDSEEALERLFTALVNYRESHQRPLVIVHGGGCVVDELMKGLNLPVKKKNGLRVTPADQIDIITGALAGTANKTLLAWAKKHHIASVGLYLGDGDSVKVTQLDEELGHVGLAQPGSPKLINTLLEGGFLPVVSSIGVTEEGELMNVNADQAATALAATLGADLILLSDVSGILDGKGQRIAEMTAAKAEQLIAQGIITDGMIVKVNAALDAARTLGRPVDIASWRHAEQLPALFNGTPIGTRILA, from the coding sequence ATGAACCCATTAATTATCAAACTCGGTGGTGTACTGCTGGACAGCGAAGAAGCGCTGGAGCGTCTTTTTACCGCGCTGGTTAACTATCGCGAATCACACCAACGTCCGCTGGTGATTGTCCACGGCGGCGGCTGTGTGGTGGATGAGCTGATGAAAGGGCTTAACCTGCCGGTGAAAAAGAAAAATGGCCTGCGTGTGACGCCTGCCGATCAGATTGACATCATTACCGGTGCGTTGGCGGGGACAGCGAACAAAACGCTGCTGGCGTGGGCGAAGAAACACCATATTGCCTCTGTTGGTCTCTATCTGGGTGATGGTGATAGCGTAAAAGTGACCCAGCTCGATGAAGAGCTCGGTCATGTTGGACTGGCGCAGCCTGGTTCGCCTAAGCTGATTAACACGCTGCTGGAAGGTGGTTTCCTGCCAGTGGTGAGTTCTATCGGTGTGACCGAAGAGGGTGAGCTGATGAACGTGAATGCTGACCAGGCGGCAACCGCGCTGGCGGCGACGCTGGGTGCAGACCTGATCCTGCTCTCTGACGTGAGCGGGATTCTGGATGGCAAAGGCCAGCGCATTGCGGAAATGACGGCGGCGAAAGCAGAGCAACTGATTGCCCAGGGCATTATCACCGATGGCATGATTGTTAAAGTGAACGCTGCACTGGATGCCGCGCGTACGCTCGGTCGCCCGGTGGACATTGCCTCCTGGCGTCATGCGGAGCAACTTCCGGCGCTGTTTAACGGCACACCGATTGGCACACGTATTCTGGCATAA